A region of Pyxidicoccus parkwaysis DNA encodes the following proteins:
- a CDS encoding acyl-CoA dehydrogenase family protein, with protein MDLNDTPEQAAFRREVRAFLAAQLPPALSHKVQNRLRLTKEDTVLWQKILHQRGWGAPGWPRAFGGTGWSAIEQHIFEEEAADAGAPRQLDFGLRMVAPVIMAFGNKAQQERFLPRILSGEDWWCQGYSEPGSGSDLASLRTRAERKGGHYVVNGQKAWTTLGQHADWIFCLVRTSTEGKPQEGISFLLIDMKSKGVTVRPTIMLDGEHEVNETYFDDVEVPVENLVGEENRGWTYAKFLLGHERTGLANVGQWKRLLKRLEAVSRRETASNGRPLIEDARFRDKLAQVKVELLALEMTLLRVLSAEAKDPKKGLGPVASVLKIKGTEIGQAIFELTMQASGHDALAYLPEALEPGYSGLRVGGDHSAAAAGDYFNMRKLSIFGGSNEIQRNIISQMLLGL; from the coding sequence ATGGACCTGAATGACACTCCCGAGCAGGCGGCGTTCCGTCGCGAGGTGCGCGCGTTCCTCGCGGCCCAGCTTCCCCCGGCGCTGAGCCACAAGGTGCAGAACCGCCTGCGGCTCACCAAGGAGGACACCGTCCTCTGGCAGAAAATCCTCCACCAGCGCGGGTGGGGCGCGCCGGGCTGGCCCAGGGCCTTCGGCGGCACCGGCTGGAGCGCGATTGAACAGCACATCTTCGAGGAGGAGGCCGCGGACGCGGGCGCGCCCCGGCAGCTCGACTTCGGACTGCGCATGGTGGCGCCGGTCATCATGGCCTTCGGCAACAAGGCCCAGCAGGAGCGCTTCCTGCCGCGCATCCTCAGCGGTGAGGACTGGTGGTGCCAGGGCTACTCGGAGCCGGGCTCGGGCTCGGACCTGGCCTCGCTGCGCACCCGCGCCGAGCGCAAGGGCGGGCACTACGTCGTCAACGGGCAGAAGGCGTGGACGACGCTCGGGCAGCACGCGGACTGGATTTTCTGCCTCGTGCGCACGAGCACCGAAGGCAAGCCCCAGGAGGGCATCTCCTTCCTGCTCATCGACATGAAGAGCAAGGGCGTCACCGTGCGGCCCACCATCATGCTGGACGGTGAGCACGAGGTGAACGAGACGTACTTCGACGACGTCGAGGTGCCCGTGGAGAATCTCGTCGGCGAGGAGAACCGGGGCTGGACGTACGCGAAGTTCCTCCTCGGCCACGAGCGCACGGGCCTCGCCAACGTGGGCCAGTGGAAGCGGCTGCTCAAGCGGCTGGAGGCGGTGTCGAGGCGCGAGACGGCCTCCAACGGCCGCCCGCTCATCGAGGACGCGCGCTTCCGCGACAAGCTGGCGCAGGTGAAGGTGGAATTGCTCGCGCTGGAGATGACGCTGCTGCGCGTGCTGTCGGCGGAGGCGAAGGACCCGAAGAAGGGGCTGGGGCCGGTGGCCTCGGTGCTCAAAATCAAGGGCACCGAAATCGGCCAGGCCATCTTCGAGCTGACCATGCAGGCCAGCGGACACGACGCGCTGGCGTACCTGCCCGAGGCGCTGGAGCCGGGCTACTCCGGCCTTCGCGTCGGAGGCGACCACTCGGCGGCGGCGGCGGGCGACTACTTCAACATGCGCAAGCTGAGCATCTTCGGCGGCTCCAACGAGATTCAGCGCAACATCATCTCCCAGATGCTCCTGGGCCTGTGA